The Drosophila innubila isolate TH190305 chromosome 2L unlocalized genomic scaffold, UK_Dinn_1.0 4_B_2L, whole genome shotgun sequence genome segment tttgttgtatCGCTATGTTCAGACGCTTTAAAAGCGAccaaagataaaaattaaatttgatataatcTTAGTTCAAAGCTTGCTTAAAGATTCAATTGCTTTCTTTTGTGAGTTGTGGATTTAATATACGAAATAAAGTTGAGCTTTAAACCAGTTCAATTCAAGCTTTAAAGTGCTTTCCAAGTGCAGATTATTTTGACTTAATAATAGTATGATAAATGAGACTAAATAAGGagaatacagaataaataactatttaaaaaatatgtaagctTGTCATCAATTGAAAGGTTtataagcttaaattaaataatattacatgCTCATTAAAGACcgatttcaaatataaattataattgcgtttattgtttgcaaattaaaacaaaaattatatttaagaaatactcAGAAATTGTTAACAATTGAACAGAAAACTAGGCCTCCTCCTGGTTTTGGCAGCTCTACTTAACACTTTGTTGATCTGTTGTCGGATGCGTTGATTGCTCCTCCTTGGATTGATATGTGTATTCCGTTTGGAGTCCATGTTGCATGGGCGTTGTATGGGATGGATGCATTGCATTGTAACCCGGCTTTTGACCCGCTCCCTGTGTGCTTGGCTTGTACATATTGCCCAGTTCCTGTGCCAGCATATATTGCTCCTGCTCCGGATAATCGTGTTCGCAGTGATGTTCACCGCAAATCTTGCACTCGTAAATATTCGGTCGCAACGTAATCTTTATGCGCTGTGGAAAGAGAGCAGACCgtaaaaattgataattttttaaataaaaattagaaaagaattataaattcaagttttttttaaatttataattaaaagaattttaactagtttttaaatatgaaattaataaaaatttaaaataaaaacgaaataaacatccaaaataaaaaattaaaaataccaaaacatttattactttttgtgtaatttttaatttttggtactttttaatattgtgATATAACTtaccaatttaaattataacaatttaaaaattttttaaatttttttaaaatttagttccaaaattagaattaaaactaattttgatgcagatgATGGAAAGTAATTGTTTATTCCGTTTTCAGGATGCTCCATCCACAAATAGAATATCATTAATTAAGCCCTATATCtagattcttttttttcaggcTTAAGTTTGTTAAAAGCCTATCCTATAATATGAAGTTGTTGCATTACTCTCACCTCCCAGAAGTTGCTGCCATCGGCGCGCATAAAGTTGATGATGGCATAGCCGGGAATGCAGATCAATGAGAGGGAGGCAAACATCCAGCCAATGCCATAGGCCCAGTCTGGATAAGTATAGCGTCCATTGTGATACGTGGGCTCCTTGTAGTTCACCAGACTCAGCACCCAAATGGcctgaaaagaaaagaagactGGTTAAAGACTTGCccaaattacaattattaatacGTACAAAGAGCAGACAAGGTCCTAGGATGAGCCAGCAGGATTTCAAGTAGAAGGATGGCGCTTTTCCGGTCATTTGCTTAACATTCTTGGAGAGTCGCCCGGTGCCGTAGAACCAGGCAATGGCAATCATTTGGCAGAAGGCCAGAAACATAATTGTCACCGAGGCGGCATAGTGATCCATTAACTGGAAATAATAGATGCCACCCTGTATGATGTTCGGCAGGCCAAACAGACACGAGATGACACAGACAAAGAGCACAACAATCTCATGATATCCCAAATGCTTTTTGATCCAGCGTGGAAAACCATCCTGTATGGAAGTGACGACCACCTCGACTATGGCAAACTGTGAATTGAGGCCCAGACACAGCAGCATGAAGAAGAACATGACGGCCCAGAGTTGGCCATACGGCATCTTGGCCATGGCCTGTGGATACACAACAAATATCATGCCGGGACCATCGCCAATCACGTTCCCCACATCCGTGTTCTGCTCCAGTGCGAGATTCCCCAGTGTGGCGAAGGCAAAGATGCCCACCAGTAAACTGGTCAATATATTCACAACACTCACGGCAATCGTGTCTCGgagtatgttgttgttgtacttgttgtagCTGGCAAACGAGATCATCGAACCAAATGTAATGCCCAGGGAATTAAAGTTCTGTGAGGCTGCATTGATCCAAACATTCGAGTTCTTTAGCTCCGACCAATTGGGTCGGAAAAAGAAGCGTAATCCCTCGTCGGCTCCCTTCAGAGTCACCGCTCGAAACATGAGAATGATGATGAGCACAAATGGGAATGTGGCCGTAAAGTATCGCACCTTCGCGGAGGATTTGATGGACTTCCAGGTGGCAAAGTAAACCATCAACCAGGCGCACACAAGGCAGGCAAAGAGTTCCCAACGCATCATGCCTGGATACTCCAATCCCGCACTTATCTGCAGCACTTTATTTCTGTAATGCAGAGATTCCTACTTTGATTAATTCGCTAACTCATTTGAAtgatgaattatttttttttttttaaacttcaaaGTAAAGGctataaaaagctaaaaatatgttttagaGAATGCAAAGTTAGGATGGAAAATGTGTTAAAGcgaaaaaatattcaaagtataaaattataaaattcctTCCGAATAGTAactaattacatatttatttggaaGAAACGAAGGTGAAGAAACTGATAGTGtttattagatttttaaagcACATCTTTTGATTCTATATATAAGAGCATTATTGAACTTtaccaaaatattaaacagtTGTCGAAAAAAATGCAATGTCGAAATccataaaattttgttacaaAATCGTAAGATTTTTGATTTCGACTACcgaattttatcatttttaattttggcattaaatttgaatttttatctaCTTTGTATATAATTCTAAATTTTGTAATGAATTAAATCCTAAACTTGGTttcctaattttaaatttacatgcTCTTTTGATTTCCTAATTTTACTCTCTCAATTTTGATAttctttgtattatttgtcGAAATTCTAATCGTTATGTGTTTCATACTCAAAGAATTCCTCGGAGGGTGTGCGTGATGTATTCGGTGCGGTGATATTCATCTCCTTGCTCTGTGGCACCCAACAATCGGGAGTGTTCCATCTGTTAAATCCAAACGTGAATAAgtgaatacatttttgaacATGTTCATCTGAGTGTATTTACCTGTTGGTGCAGTCAATCCACGGCATTTCCGTTTTGAACGATgtgaaaaagtaataaattgaataaccTATAATGACGCTGTAGTAGGTGGACATGAGAAAGGAGACAACTACACTGGCCAGTCCAGCTCCTAGAAATATAATGGGAGTAagtgattaattttaattagtcaTTGAATAATTTCACAAGAgattatttaagtatattttttgtactggcttaataatttttttaatgaaagaaTTTAGTGCCTATCTGGTTCAGTATCAAATTGAaagaatgtatatatttataatgaaaatgccGAACAGAACTgcaatttatatgtaaattttctactattataaatatttgagatCTTTTTTCCTCGTTTTGCTACAATCCTTTGCTGATTTATGGAATTTCACAACTTTGGTTTGCATTATATTTAGGATCGCTTCGAGTTGAGCTAGTTAAGAGTTAATTTAGCGAATAATCAGGTCGTTTATGCTAATATATAAACTGGTTCAGGCGAATCACATGTCTAGACAGACTCGCACTCATCtgcataattataattggTTGTGTACCGTTTGCAGTCATTTGAAACTTATATCTTGgctaaacacaaaaattacccattaatatttattagttagctttcagttgcagttttgttgggggcgtgggcgtggtcaCTTTTGGGCGTGACAAGGCTATTCTATTGGCAAAACATTGGCAATAATTAAGCGTTTTGCAAATATGTCAAACTAATGTTGTTTATTAGATTTATGACTGCTGCCTTTTGACTATTATTATGTGAAGGGAAGTTTGAATAGTTTACGATAGGGGGAAAGTAGTAGTAGCGTTACTTTCGGTGTCTCGCATTTAGTTGAGAGACGCGTACGTAAATCGCTCAAAACATTTCCGCTTCACTTTTTTCACAACTCACATTTTCACGCCATTCCCATAACAAAGTTACAAACTAATTAGCATTttatctctctatctctctttctccctgtgtttctatatctatttatttctcttcCTATCATGTTGTGTAGAAATTCTACAACACCTGCGAATTACAAGTGCTACAGTTTCAGTGTAAGTCGCTCAAGTCTTTCCAAGTCAAGTGTAAGAAtcgaataccctgtaaacaagTGAACGTGCAAAGCGtatgcattttattaagtatttttcaGACTGTTCTTAGAGATTGTTAGTTTTTTctgtattgtatataaattaagattttggtaactttagaaatataaaagaaccagaataaataagaatcaaTATCGttaaacaaagttaaaaaatatattataaaaactatattgaaaaatcaaatttcctgaatttattttagattaattaCAACGGCAATTTGAATGATATACTACTGAATCTAACTATATGTCTATTTTaagattgtttttaaatattcttaaaattttataagtatTCTACGCTCTTTTCTATCACTTTATACCAGCTAAAAGAGTATCTTTCTGTTTATTATTCTCACTTTCAAACGCTTGCTTGCTtaggttttgtttttggcgaCATTTGAGGTTTTTTTCAATGTAAACTGAAACCTCAACTCTCGGTTGAGTAACTACATATTTACCAAGTACTCTAACTATGTTCAGACCTTGACAATGAACTTAGTTAAAGCAGCGCCCATATTTGTTTGTCATGCCCCTATGGGTAATCCTCATATTGTTGCGAgtctttttgttttacattttcaaaagaacatttctaaatttagTTACTGGAATCGTGTCAGCGTGACGCATATAGTAAACGTGCAAATTGTACTATATGTCCATAAAATGACGCAATGAATTGTGAGCTCTAAATTAACGGGGATGAGTACTAAATAGACAACGACTATCAGTACTTAAAGttgaatttgaaatcaaaatcttgttgtaaattattaagttttgttaTGAGTCTTTTGCAACATTGTGTGGTCTTCAAGAGGATCATTAGATTACTCAAATGTCACTTGCTCTAATTCCtcaatcataaaaattttaggGGAGTTCTTTGACAGGCCTTAACACTGTCAACACGTCAGTTTCAAGATAGGGGAAAAGATACTTCTACTTCTTAGTCAGATTTGAATTGTTTAAGAGTCTTCTGTAGACCTTCGAAGGCCTTTAAGAGGCAGTTAAATCAACTTTTGCTGTCATATGTCACTTTGAAATCTAGATAATGTATCTTCGGAATTTTTCCTTATGAAGACTTGAGCCACCATTAAGATTGACATGTCTTTTTTAAAGCTTCAAAAGGCATTTATTCAGTCTTTGGTTTggtagtattttattttaatactttcttAGCTCTTGTCTTCTTAAACTTCGTAAAATTACTTATTGCCTTCCAAAATATCTGGTCTTATATTCAAAACATACTAATCCTTCATCTAAGAACGTCTTTCGAAACTTTAAGAGACATACAATCAATCATGTAATCTTCTTGATATAACACATACGTTATGTTGACCTGCAGATAAAGTAACTTTAAGCGCtctgaattaattaaagtaatggttttgacaaagaaaaaactcacttattttgtttggtaaaaaaagtgtaatttttgttatcttttttttttctttaccgATATTTCTTGATATAGATTCTATACGTTTTACAAACTCTCGATTTCGCGGAGATTACGCATACGTCACGTTGTCTTTCGCTGTGTCTAGTTATAAAATAAGTTCAGACGTTTTCAGTTGTCATAGCTGCATTCCACGTCATTCCCTATTAATAATCTTGTCTATAAAATGCgcttaataatttgtttatcttATCACATTTATCATAAAACTATGCGATAAAGCGTATCGTATgttcttaataatttaattaggtTTCTTTGACTCACATTGATTAACTGATGTCTGAAGTTGAGCGTTGACAGTTTGTTATGAACTTACCCTTGAAAAGGGGACAAAGTTGACCCAGTGCTCCGATGGGACCTCGTCCCGTGTATTGTCCGACAGACAGCTCCATAAATAGCAACGGTATGCTGCAT includes the following:
- the LOC117780051 gene encoding LOW QUALITY PROTEIN: sodium- and chloride-dependent GABA transporter ine (The sequence of the model RefSeq protein was modified relative to this genomic sequence to represent the inferred CDS: inserted 2 bases in 1 codon), with the translated sequence MADQAGQDINSHKAVQQLPKTASSPTALNVVTKRATPTTLSPLSRHSQLSDSGAESCGDNDEQRLIRGPSMRPHKYIIIPATPTSPVGGSGAAPQLPFRQTNSTTSLVAMAAALQKQQTPRQTPSVKSRPSSDVIQPQQLQQHLQLQQQQPQATSTSTVTFTIDDCDAEAEPDTAAVVAPPPAHFTPATLTCTTTTTMAGHDALAISPLSYDLRHRLGSHHSSMRSVVSAYLPGLSDSSCNLAGSSAANSGLQAPIPXYMQPQASLRGSSYNFHELAGGNQIYSDVTSVRSLASIGIGSTDGRKLVIRRVPTTANELFDMVNPQTPPPLGIDDDDSYMDMSDEAAHLKPRQQHWANKMQFVLACIGYSVGLGNVWRFPYMCYKSGGGVFLVPYCIILFICSIPLLFMELSVGQYTGRGPIGALGQLCPLFKGAGLASVVVSFLMSTYYSVIIGYSIYYFFTSFKTEMPWIDCTNRWNTPDCWVPQSKEMNITAPNTSRTPSEEFFENKVLQISAGLEYPGMMRWELFACLVCAWLMVYFATWKSIKSSAKVRYFTATFPFVLIIILMFRAVTLKGADEGLRFFFRPNWSELKNSNVWINAASQNFNSLGITFGSMISFASYNKYNNNILRDTIAVSVVNILTSLLVGIFAFATLGNLALEQNTDVGNVIGDGPGMIFVVYPQAMAKMPYGQLWAVMFFFMLLCLGLNSQFAIVEVVVTSIQDGFPRWIKKHLGYHEIVVLFVCVISCLFGLPNIIQGGIYYFQLMDHYAASVTIMFLAFCQMIAIAWFYGTGRLSKNVKQMTGKAPSFYLKSCWLILGPCLLFAIWVLSLVNYKEPTYHNGRYTYPDWAYGIGWMFASLSLICIPGYAIINFMRADGSNFWERIKITLRPNIYECKICGEHHCEHDYPEQEQYMLAQELGNMYKPSTQGAGQKPGYNAMHPSHTTPMQHGLQTEYTYQSKEEQSTHPTTDQQSVK